One genomic region from Pseudoduganella dura encodes:
- a CDS encoding DUF4394 domain-containing protein: MNTPRHSTLALAVSIALTLAACGGSSNHNDTGTPMPTPTPGVPVAPGDVFALTAGNRLISFNRDTPATVRTTATVSGLQGGENLLGIDYRPADGKLYGVGSTGRLYTIDTESGMATLKSTLAADAADTTAPFTALAGTDFGVDFNPVADRLRIVSNTGQSLRINVDTGATTTDGAINGGAATTQVTASAYTNSFAGTGTTTLYALDTVTDTLYIQNPPNNGTLATPAPLGIDAGSANGFDIDARTNMGYVIATVGGARNLYSINLAATSNAATLVGAVGGTEDIRGIALRPAAAPVVHGLTDDNRLVGFKVTTPNTIDTTVAVTGLGGGETLLGIDYRPKDGLLYGITSTARIVTIDPATGVATAKATLMADAADTTAPYTAIAGTAFAVDFNPVADRLRVIGNGGQSLRINVDTGATTTDGAINRASGAATVTAAAYNNSIAGAATTILYDLDSATDVLAMQTPPNDGTLVDVGRLGVDAAGDGGFDIAGGGNGLVLAALRTSAGGASTLYRIDLLSGAATPVNGAATPATSVIGNGIPGLRDIAIAIK; encoded by the coding sequence ATGAACACACCACGCCATTCCACGCTTGCCCTTGCCGTTTCCATCGCGCTGACCCTGGCCGCCTGTGGCGGCAGCAGCAACCATAACGATACCGGCACCCCGATGCCGACGCCGACGCCGGGCGTGCCGGTGGCCCCGGGCGATGTCTTCGCCCTGACCGCCGGCAACAGGCTGATCTCGTTCAACCGCGATACGCCGGCCACGGTGCGCACCACCGCCACGGTCTCCGGACTGCAGGGCGGCGAGAACCTGCTCGGCATCGATTACCGGCCGGCGGATGGCAAGCTGTATGGCGTGGGTTCGACGGGCCGCCTGTATACGATCGACACCGAGAGCGGCATGGCAACGCTGAAATCGACGCTGGCGGCCGATGCGGCCGACACGACCGCGCCATTCACGGCGCTGGCCGGCACGGACTTCGGCGTGGACTTCAACCCGGTCGCGGACCGGCTGCGCATCGTGAGCAACACGGGCCAGAGCCTGCGCATCAACGTCGACACCGGCGCCACGACCACGGATGGCGCGATCAACGGCGGCGCCGCGACGACGCAGGTCACCGCATCGGCCTATACGAATTCGTTCGCCGGCACCGGCACCACCACGCTGTATGCGCTCGACACCGTCACCGACACGCTGTACATCCAGAATCCGCCGAACAACGGCACGCTGGCCACGCCGGCACCGCTGGGCATCGACGCCGGCAGCGCCAACGGCTTCGACATCGATGCACGCACCAACATGGGCTACGTGATCGCCACCGTGGGCGGCGCGCGCAACCTGTACAGCATCAACCTGGCGGCGACCTCGAACGCGGCCACGCTGGTGGGCGCGGTGGGCGGCACGGAAGACATCCGCGGCATCGCGCTGCGCCCCGCCGCCGCGCCGGTGGTGCACGGCCTGACCGACGACAACCGCCTGGTCGGCTTCAAGGTAACCACGCCGAACACGATCGACACCACCGTGGCCGTCACGGGCCTGGGCGGCGGCGAAACGCTGCTGGGCATCGATTACCGGCCGAAGGATGGCCTGCTGTATGGCATCACTTCCACGGCGCGCATCGTCACGATCGACCCCGCGACGGGCGTCGCCACCGCGAAGGCCACGCTGATGGCCGATGCCGCCGATACCACGGCGCCCTACACGGCGATTGCGGGCACCGCCTTCGCCGTGGACTTCAACCCGGTGGCGGACCGCCTGCGCGTGATCGGCAACGGGGGCCAGAGCCTGCGCATCAACGTGGACACGGGCGCGACGACGACCGACGGCGCCATCAACCGCGCCAGCGGCGCGGCCACGGTCACGGCCGCCGCGTACAACAACAGCATCGCCGGCGCGGCGACGACGATCCTGTACGACCTGGACAGCGCCACCGACGTGCTGGCGATGCAGACGCCGCCGAACGACGGTACGCTGGTGGATGTGGGCCGGCTGGGCGTGGATGCCGCCGGCGACGGCGGCTTCGATATCGCCGGCGGCGGCAACGGGCTGGTGCTGGCGGCGCTGCGCACGTCGGCCGGCGGCGCAAGCACGCTGTACCGGATCGATTTGCTGTCGGGCGCGGCGACGCCGGTCAATGGCGCGGCAACGCCGGCCACGTCGGTGATCGGCAATGGCATTCCGGGGCTGCGCGATATCGCCATCGCGATCAAGTAA
- a CDS encoding alpha/beta hydrolase produces the protein MNPGRLDGPGAVHAMARSVAGAMALAWAMASPAMAQSDRMVPIATPHQAAAITLGTGPLPGGAAPESWHSQYGSVFARNVTIATLTPFLPPAGKATGAAVIVAPGGGFRTLSMNNEGWDVAQALADRGVAAFVLKYRLNQTPPDMAGFERSMAEMFSATAKRPPAPQDPAATYAPQIVDARAAFALVRSRAGAWHVDTDRIGMLGFSAGAMLTMSTALHGQDAKPAFIGNIYGPLSAVAVPADAPPLFVALAADDPFFASAGYGLIDNWRKAGRPVEFHLFEQGGHGFGMYPKPTTSTGWFDSYVRWLGMHGYLKARG, from the coding sequence ATGAACCCAGGACGGTTGGATGGACCGGGCGCCGTGCATGCGATGGCGAGATCGGTAGCGGGAGCCATGGCGCTGGCATGGGCGATGGCTTCGCCTGCGATGGCGCAGAGCGACAGGATGGTGCCGATCGCGACCCCGCACCAGGCGGCGGCGATCACCCTCGGCACGGGCCCGCTGCCGGGCGGGGCGGCGCCGGAGAGCTGGCACAGCCAGTATGGCAGCGTGTTCGCGCGCAACGTCACCATCGCCACGCTGACGCCGTTCCTGCCGCCGGCGGGGAAGGCAACCGGCGCGGCGGTAATCGTGGCACCGGGCGGCGGCTTCCGCACGCTGTCGATGAACAACGAAGGCTGGGATGTCGCACAGGCACTGGCCGACCGGGGCGTGGCGGCATTCGTGCTCAAGTACCGCCTGAACCAGACCCCGCCGGACATGGCCGGATTCGAGCGTTCGATGGCGGAAATGTTCTCGGCGACGGCGAAGCGGCCGCCGGCACCGCAGGACCCCGCCGCCACTTATGCGCCCCAGATCGTCGATGCCCGCGCCGCATTCGCGCTGGTGCGTTCGCGCGCCGGCGCGTGGCATGTCGATACCGACCGCATCGGCATGCTCGGCTTTTCCGCCGGCGCCATGTTGACGATGTCGACAGCGTTGCACGGCCAGGATGCGAAGCCGGCCTTCATCGGCAATATCTACGGCCCGCTGTCGGCGGTCGCCGTGCCGGCGGATGCGCCGCCGCTGTTCGTCGCGCTGGCTGCCGACGATCCATTCTTCGCCAGCGCCGGCTACGGGCTGATCGACAACTGGCGCAAGGCCGGGCGTCCGGTGGAGTTCCACCTGTTCGAACAGGGCGGTCACGGATTCGGCATGTATCCGAAGCCCACCACCAGCACCGGCTGGTTCGACAGCTACGTGCGCTGGCTGGGCATGCACGGCTACCTGAAAGCCCGGGGCTAG
- a CDS encoding PEP-CTERM sorting domain-containing protein: MHKFKKIVVAAAMTIAASATAAPITVGGVTWDPDYPLDFASSSVQLHQFVAPDGSVSGFGIVSTMNGYSQDQFCPGCELTIVYGGYNLIGSAGNTNLFTGGYINIYRNDGPSTIDPNDPLTMNAGNTGIGELWLSLSGHTYNGTTLLGTLNALNPPNGSGLGQLDVAGGVAAAYFDTNQQIDGADVAFSSSFTQPYPGSSGIEHIVGTGNLFGQTIVPVPEPGSLALMGLGLAGLAAMRRRRQ, from the coding sequence ATGCACAAGTTCAAGAAAATAGTCGTGGCTGCTGCCATGACCATCGCGGCCAGCGCCACGGCGGCCCCGATCACCGTCGGCGGTGTAACGTGGGATCCGGATTATCCTCTCGATTTCGCCTCCTCGTCCGTGCAACTGCATCAGTTCGTCGCACCGGACGGCTCCGTCAGCGGCTTCGGGATCGTGTCGACGATGAACGGCTATTCGCAAGACCAGTTCTGCCCGGGATGCGAGCTGACAATCGTCTACGGCGGCTATAACTTGATCGGTTCGGCTGGCAATACCAACCTGTTCACCGGCGGGTACATCAACATCTACCGCAATGACGGCCCTTCGACGATCGATCCCAACGACCCATTGACAATGAATGCGGGCAATACCGGCATTGGCGAACTCTGGCTCAGTCTCAGCGGCCATACCTACAACGGCACGACACTTCTCGGCACGCTCAACGCGCTGAATCCGCCCAATGGCAGCGGCCTGGGCCAGCTCGATGTCGCCGGCGGCGTGGCCGCGGCCTACTTCGACACGAACCAGCAAATCGACGGAGCGGACGTGGCGTTCTCGTCGAGTTTCACGCAACCGTATCCCGGTTCCAGCGGCATCGAACATATCGTAGGCACCGGCAACCTGTTCGGCCAGACCATCGTACCGGTCCCTGAACCCGGGTCGCTCGCGCTCATGGGACTGGGGCTGGCGGGACTGGCGGCAATGCGCCGCCGCAGGCAGTAA
- a CDS encoding RMD1 family protein encodes MAAERIDVRAIAEFEIIAKSPFLVRLGHGGIAAIFRYGALVLFNASAEEKARLLETIAAHSAGPGDIGAEEATMIHVNPEDEEGPSGPYINIKNADRLRLQLIAEVMAKATMLSFQERRAARDFDLSEPLARDLAEDGRFSAKPSELLKAVGNMLLADNRLNGRAGVLDRPDLLWDNPGLSGMYARLEGDYELHDRAAALDRKLTTLAHTSETLVDTMRYHSSHRLEVAILLLIFVELCLGLYGHFGH; translated from the coding sequence ATGGCCGCCGAACGCATCGACGTGCGGGCGATCGCCGAATTCGAGATCATTGCAAAGTCGCCCTTCCTGGTCAGGCTGGGCCACGGCGGTATTGCCGCGATCTTCCGATACGGGGCGCTCGTGCTGTTCAACGCTTCGGCCGAGGAAAAGGCCCGCCTGCTGGAAACGATCGCCGCGCACTCGGCCGGTCCCGGCGACATCGGCGCGGAAGAAGCCACCATGATTCACGTGAATCCCGAGGACGAGGAAGGTCCATCGGGGCCATACATCAACATCAAGAACGCGGACCGCCTGCGCCTGCAGCTCATTGCCGAGGTCATGGCAAAGGCCACGATGCTGTCGTTCCAGGAACGCCGGGCCGCGCGCGATTTCGACCTGAGCGAGCCACTGGCGCGCGACCTGGCCGAGGATGGGCGCTTCTCCGCGAAGCCTTCCGAGCTGCTGAAGGCGGTCGGCAACATGCTGCTTGCCGATAACCGGCTGAACGGCCGGGCCGGTGTTCTCGACCGCCCCGACCTGTTGTGGGATAACCCGGGGCTTTCGGGGATGTATGCGCGGCTGGAAGGCGACTACGAACTGCACGACCGTGCGGCGGCACTGGACCGCAAGCTCACCACGCTGGCGCATACCTCGGAAACGCTGGTCGACACGATGCGCTATCACAGCTCGCATCGGCTGGAAGTGGCGATCCTGCTGCTCATCTTCGTGGAGCTGTGCCTGGGGCTTTACGGGCATTTCGGCCATTGA
- a CDS encoding anti-sigma factor, whose translation MSPVRDPYELAGEYVLGTLSADRRREVERALPDDPALRTAVRYWEERLLPLTSLAGPVEPSAALWQRIERSTVQAQAAAPARGQAPKTGWWNKLDLWRGLAAGGFAAAAIMAVVVGVRMQAPEAPGYMVVLATPSTAAPGWVIRATGSNTIRLEPLVRTAVPAQRALQLWTKADGWKGPVSLGLVTPGKAVNVRLDKLPPLQPNQLFEITLEPEQGSPIGRPTGPILYIGRAVKVM comes from the coding sequence ATGAGCCCGGTCCGCGATCCTTACGAACTGGCCGGCGAATACGTGCTCGGCACGCTGTCGGCCGACAGGCGGCGCGAGGTCGAGCGGGCGCTGCCCGATGACCCGGCATTGCGCACCGCCGTCCGGTACTGGGAAGAGCGGCTGCTGCCGCTGACCAGCCTTGCCGGACCGGTCGAACCTTCCGCGGCGCTGTGGCAGCGTATCGAACGCAGCACGGTGCAGGCACAGGCAGCGGCGCCTGCGCGCGGCCAGGCGCCGAAAACCGGCTGGTGGAACAAGCTCGACCTGTGGCGCGGCCTGGCCGCCGGCGGGTTCGCGGCCGCCGCGATCATGGCGGTGGTGGTGGGCGTGCGCATGCAGGCGCCGGAAGCACCGGGCTACATGGTGGTGCTGGCCACGCCTTCGACGGCGGCGCCGGGCTGGGTGATCCGCGCCACCGGTTCGAACACGATCCGCCTCGAACCGCTGGTGAGGACGGCCGTGCCGGCGCAGCGCGCGCTGCAGCTGTGGACCAAGGCCGATGGCTGGAAGGGGCCGGTCTCGCTGGGCCTCGTCACACCGGGCAAGGCCGTGAATGTGCGCCTGGATAAACTGCCGCCGCTGCAGCCGAACCAGCTGTTCGAGATCACGCTGGAACCGGAGCAGGGCTCGCCGATCGGCCGCCCGACCGGACCGATCCTGTACATCGGCCGCGCCGTCAAGGTGATGTAG
- a CDS encoding sigma-70 family RNA polymerase sigma factor, whose product MPIASDQFDYEAALRACARGDRQALRNLYDQEAPRLLGVALRIVRDRQAAEDVVHDAFVSIWTKAGTFDAARGAGRGWIYTIVRYQALDAIRSGSREVLVDDEETLEALDADGAASIADAFELRQDLGRLEHCLTQLDAAKRNSILYAYVDGCSHSEIAERLKSPLGTVKAWIKRGLSALRECMV is encoded by the coding sequence GTGCCCATCGCATCCGACCAATTCGACTACGAAGCCGCGCTGCGCGCCTGTGCGCGCGGCGACCGGCAGGCGCTGCGCAACCTGTACGACCAGGAGGCGCCGCGGCTGCTGGGCGTGGCGCTGCGCATCGTGCGCGACCGGCAGGCCGCGGAAGACGTGGTGCACGATGCCTTCGTCAGCATCTGGACGAAAGCCGGCACCTTCGATGCGGCGCGTGGCGCGGGCCGCGGCTGGATCTACACGATCGTGCGCTACCAGGCGCTCGACGCGATCCGCAGCGGCTCGCGTGAAGTACTGGTCGACGACGAGGAAACGCTGGAAGCGCTCGATGCCGATGGCGCGGCTTCGATCGCCGATGCGTTCGAGCTGCGGCAGGATCTCGGCCGGCTGGAGCACTGCCTGACCCAGCTCGATGCCGCCAAGCGCAACAGCATCCTGTATGCCTATGTGGATGGCTGCTCGCACAGTGAAATCGCCGAGCGGCTGAAGTCGCCGCTGGGCACCGTCAAGGCATGGATCAAGCGCGGCCTGAGCGCTCTGCGGGAGTGCATGGTATGA